The region TTAGATAATGCGTATCATTCTTTACACAGGTAAAGGTGGCGTTGGTAAAACGACCATCGCTGCCGCCACGGGTATTCGACTTGCTGCACTCGGCTATAAGACGATTGTCATTTCACTCGATGTGGCGCATTCACTTCGCGATGCCTTCGATAACCACGAAAAATTAGTTTGCCAACACGAAGAGAAACAGATCCAAATCAGCGAGAATCTCTGGATACAGGAGATTAACGTTCAAGAGGCAATCGTTGAGTACTGGGATGATGTATACAACTACATCCGTTCGTTGCTGAACCGCTCGGGACTTGACAATCTCGTTGCCGAGGAGATTGCGGTGTTTCCGGGGATGGAGGAGATTTGCGCCCTCCTCTATATCAACCAGTATGTCCGCGAAAAGCGGTACGATGTGATTATCTTGGACTGTGCGCCGACAGGTGAGTCGCTTCGGTTTGTCAGCATTCCGACGACACTGGAGTGGTACATGAACCACATCTTCAAGTTGGAGCGGAGTCTTGCGAGGGTTGCGGGGCCAGTGATTGAACGGGTGAGTTCAGTTCCGATTCCGAAAGATAGCTACTTCCAGAATATCCAAGACCTCTTTGGTAAATT is a window of Candidatus Poribacteria bacterium DNA encoding:
- a CDS encoding ArsA family ATPase, which codes for MRIILYTGKGGVGKTTIAAATGIRLAALGYKTIVISLDVAHSLRDAFDNHEKLVCQHEEKQIQISENLWIQEINVQEAIVEYWDDVYNYIRSLLNRSGLDNLVAEEIAVFPGMEEICALLYINQYVREKRYDVIILDCAPTGESLRFVSIPTTLEWYMNHIFKLERSLARVAGPVIERVSSVPIPKDSYFQNIQDLFGKLEGIEDVLTDPKITTVRLVTNPEKIVIKETQRAFMYFCLYGLCIDAVIINRIFPDGVDSAYFEAWKQTQQHYIEEAVNYFSDVPIWKVNLFAEEIVGEAGLHRLADALYAEIDPADQFSNESPYQFRKTADAYQLSMRLPFLTKEEIGLTKHGDELIITVGNFKQHVALPRSLSNKKTTGAKLTGDQLVIKFQGDSSR